Proteins from a genomic interval of Quercus lobata isolate SW786 chromosome 11, ValleyOak3.0 Primary Assembly, whole genome shotgun sequence:
- the LOC115968379 gene encoding uncharacterized protein LOC115968379: MVFVSVLPANCSGLVHCSPKLPFKDGRHKSTRYNDYNAFQLPSTLIHRARIQCSHPKQHFGVRYVVSVGRRNHHHQLSFDDDDDLSEEPFWLSWIKDAFWGLKSLFVFLAEQPSQLKYIEWPGFQSTLKTATLTLALVAVLIVALSTVDSALCYMLALILRRTP; encoded by the exons ATGGTGTTTGTTTCTGTCCTGCCAGCAAATTGTTCAG GTTTGGTTCATTGCTCTCCTAAACTACCATTCAAGGATGGAAGACATAAATCTACCAGATATAATGATTATAATGCCTTTCAGCTACCATCTACACTG ATTCATAGAGCAAGGATTCAATGTTCTCATCCAAAGCAGCATTTTGGTGTCAGATATGTGGTGTCTGTTGGAAGAAGAAACCATCATCATCAGTTGagttttgatgatgatgatgacttGTCTGAGGAGCCCTTTTGGCTCAGTTGGATTAAGGATGCTTTTTG GGGTTTGAAATCTTTATTTGTATTTCTTGCTGAGCAACCTAGTCAGCTGAAGTACATAGAGTGGCCAGGTTTCCAGAGCACG TTGAAGACTGCTACTCTCACTCTTGCTCTCGTTGCAGTGCTCATCGTCGCACTATCAACGGTTGACTCTGCCCTTTGCTATATGTTAGCTTTGATTCTCAGGAGAACCCCATAA
- the LOC115966262 gene encoding F-box protein SKIP23-like: MADWSQLPRDLLHLIAKRLKTRIDLLRLRSICSSWRSSIALTPKQHRHTPIPTTDDSKSTLSLDLSEHTVYLIESQQEGSPPKRWLVKVFEDQHGRMHLLDPLSSSKVVGFDNLLLDLREFKVFELCQEHVLHRTATYGVHEPWRSRPVVEVVKVALMCVGPENNDFALVTPHRDGGGGGLAFFNSRIQQWITIGSHPATSSCIAVTHFEGKFYAVDTKGRTISIDQFLDSKVVTNLGSDAYMKYLVEAGGELLVVEAYLPFPNAEGLIGSESHRGLCFDYFEVSKLNKEGDKWVKVNSLGDWVLFWGIYSSFSVLASELPGCKGNCIVVTQPRWKEFNLDGHDTYVVELESGRSGLLGNYPDFSKLLFPGGMGTSST, from the coding sequence ATGGCGGATTGGTCTCAGCTCCCCCGAGATCTCTTACACCTAATAGCCAAACGCCTCAAGACCCGCATCGATCTCCTCCGCCTCCGCTCCATTTGCTCTTCATGGCGCTCCTCTATTGCTCTTACACCCAAACAACACCGTCACACCCCAATTCCCACCACAGACGACTCCAAATCCACCCTCAGTCTCGACCTATCCGAACACACCGTTTATCTTATCGAATCACAACAAGAAGGGTCTCCTCCAAAACGCTGGTTGGTCAAGGTTTTCGAAGACCAACATGGTCGAATGCACTTGCTTGACCCACTTTCAAGCTCCAAGGTTGTCGGATTCGACAACTTGTTATTGGATTTGAGAGAGTTTAAAGTGTTTGAGTTGTGTCAAGAACATGTTCTTCATCGTACCGCAACGTATGGAGTCCATGAACCTTGGAGGAGTCGTCCAGTTGTCGAGGTTGTCAAGGTTGCTCTCATGTGTGTGGGCCCAGAAAACAATGATTTTGCATTGGTGACCCCACATCGAgatggtggaggtggaggaTTGGCTTTCTTCAATTCGAGAATCCAGCAATGGATTACTATTGGGTCCCACCCTGCCACGTCATCATGCATAGCAGTGACTCACTTTGAGGGAAAGTTCTATGCTGTGGATACCAAAGGAAGAACAATTAGTATTGACCAATTTTTAGATTCAAAAGTGGTCACTAATTTGGGGTCTGATGCGTACATGAAGTACTTAGTTGAAGCAGGTGGTGAGTTGTTGGTGGTTGAAGCATATCTTCCTTTTCCTAATGCTGAGGGACTCATTGGCAGTGAGAGCCATAGgggtttgtgttttgattattttgagGTCTCTAAGTTGAACAAAGAAGGGGATAAATGGGTTAAGGTCAACAGCTTGGGGGATTGGGTGTTGTTTTGGGGAATTTATTCTTCGTTTTCTGTGTTAGCTTCTGAGCTTCCAGGCTGCAAGGGGAATTGCATAGTTGTGACTCAGCCAAGGTGGAAAGAATTTAATCTGGATGGTCATGATACGTATGTAGTTGAATTGGAAAGTGGTAGATCTGGACTTTTGGGGAATTACCCAGATTTTTCCAAGTTGTTGTTTCCTGGTGGTATGGGTACTTCTTCCACTTGA
- the LOC115967118 gene encoding probable F-box protein At1g44080 has protein sequence MADWSQLPQDLLHLIAKRLKTRIDLFRLRSICSSWRSSISLPPKQHRHTPIPTTVSTYPNTPFISSNHNNKGLPQNAGWSRTCSSSYRNVWSPPWRSRPVVEVDKIALMCVGPENNDFALVTQHRDGGGLAFFNSRIQQWITIGSHPATSSCIAVTHFEGKFYAVDTKGRTISLDQFLDSKVVTNLGSDAYMKYLVEAGGELLVVEAYIPFPNAEGFIGSESYRGLCIDYFEVSKLNKEGGKWVKVNSLGDWVLFLGIYSSFSVLASELPGCKRNCIVVTQPRWKEFNLDGHDTNVVELESGRSGPLENYPDFSKLLFFPGGMGTSSS, from the exons ATGGCGGATTGGTCTCAGCTCCCCCAAGATCTCTTACACCTAATAGCCAAACGCCTCAAGACCCGCATCGATCTCTTCCGCCTTCGCTCCATTTGCTCTTCATGGCGCTCCTCTATTTCTCTTCCACCCAAACAACACCGTCACACTCCAATTCCCACTACAGTCTCGACCTATCCGAACACACCGTTTATCTCATCGAATCACAACAACAAGGGTCTCCCCCAAAACGCTGGTTGGTCAAG AACATGTTCTTCATCGTACCGCAACGTATGGAGTCCACCTTGGAGGAGTCGTCCAGTTGTCGAGGTTGACAAGATTGCTCTCATGTGTGTGGGCCCAGAAAACAATGATTTTGCGTTGGTGACCCAACATCGAGATGGTGGAGGATTGGCTTTCTTCAACTCGAGAATCCAGCAATGGATCACTATTGGGTCCCACCCTGCCACGTCATCATGCATAGCAGTGACTCACTTTGAGGGAAAGTTCTATGCTGTGGATACCAAAGGAAGAACAATTAGTCTTGATCAATTTTTAGATTCAAAAGTGGTCACTAATTTGGGGTCTGATGCGTACATGAAGTACTTAGTTGAAGCAGGTGGTGAATTGTTGGTGGTTGAAGCATATATTCCTTTCCCTAATGCTGAGGGATTCATTGGCAGTGAGAGCTATAGGGGTTTGTGTATTGATTATTTTGAGGTCTCTAAGTTGAACAAAGAAGGGGGTAAATGGGTTAAGGTCAACAGCTTGGGGGATTGGGTGTTGTTTTTGGGAATTTATTCTTCGTTTTCTGTGTTAGCTTCTGAGCTTCCAGGCTGCAAGAGGAATTGCATAGTTGTGACTCAGCCAAGGTGGAAAGAATTTAATCTGGATGGTCATGATACGAATGTAGTTGAATTGGAAAGTGGTAGATCTGGACCCTTGGAGAATTACCCAGATTTTTCCAAGTTGTTGTTTTTTCCTGGTGGTATGGGTACTTCTTCCTCTTGA